A stretch of Mus caroli chromosome 5, CAROLI_EIJ_v1.1, whole genome shotgun sequence DNA encodes these proteins:
- the Sowahb gene encoding ankyrin repeat domain-containing protein SOWAHB: MAGELSQEALLDFLCQAGGRVRNAELLSHFKSFLRDPHVSPGQLQERRERFKGFVNSVAAVRQDPDGTKYVVLKRRYRDLLGEEGLQRPGPVDGKPRGHRRRDPEPQKPPAGAGTQVDVGGSAQKVAGPDPSPEDSPNQRTPGPEAAQARGRCAAVGTRGRCCWECQQNGWGQPTGQPLPEDLGDPAVACEKPERAAPARDDLGAPGWLREGEAAEHAPGSVMPVWPQAAVEAAGSPTSPPALPPHPAPSREPLELFTAGSPNHSTQQLQQQQQRTREWVARYLQVPDEPEIQAPTRAWSVLPDNFLQLPSETAFGVSETSSALPEPALSFHSLFPVVPDESSESWPGNPLPTVFRSIRCQLSLQDLNDFVEQESHGSEESSSTPKESPGTPEEGLQPVLRTISWWELRVPVEDLFLSPDDSPCLIRRDLGYRGNVPSFQNVPTVAKSLGDHPQEPFPAPKFRRSVRRSCRTGRTKSPSSSDEEHPDEDLWKRSRRPPRSRKPSKAGALPSPRVDAVLIQKLADANVVASQPHSSWIPSRDGSAALIPHRPSEHRSPLVPLDTREHEWIVRLASGSWLHVLTLFWEDPQLALHRDFLTGYTALHWIAKHGDLSALQDLVSGAQKAGIALDVNVRSSCGYTPLHLAAIHGHQGVIKLLVQRLASRVNIRDCSGKKPWQYLNSNVSGETWQLLGAPRGKPIFPVYSLVQSPSPARKVKSREVSRNVTRKTSLAALLKTQHNKWKLASQYEKFHTPKEREEYSD, encoded by the coding sequence ATGGCCGGAGAGCTGAGCCAGGAGGCACTGCTGGACTTTCTGTGCCAGGCCGGGGGCCGAGTGCGTAACGCAGAGCTGCTGAGCCACTTCAAGAGCTTCCTGCGTGACCCTCACGTGTCTCCAGGCCAGCTGCAGGAGCGTCGCGAACGCTTCAAGGGCTTCGTGAACTCGGTGGCCGCAGTGCGCCAGGACCCCGACGGCACCAAGTACGTGGTGCTCAAGAGGAGGTACAGGGACCTACTGGGGGAGGAGGGCCTGCAGCGACCCGGCCCTGTAGACGGAAAGCCGCGGGGCCACCGCCGCCGTGACCCGGAGCCGCAGAAGCCGCCGGCAGGTGCGGGGACCCAGGTGGACGTAGGTGGCAGCGCGCAGAAGGTGGCCGGGCCAGACCCCAGCCCGGAGGACAGCCCGAACCAGAGGACACCCGGGCCAGAGGCTGCTCAAGCCAGAGGCAGGTGTGCGGCTGTGGGGACGCGAGGACGCTGCTGCTGGGAGTGCCAGCAGAATGGCTGGGGACAGCCCACGGGACAGCCGCTGCCAGAAGATCTCGGAGACCCTGCAGTCGCCTGCGAGAAGCCGGAGCGCGCTGCACCTGCCCGGGATGACCTCGGAGCTCCGGGGTGgctgagggaaggagaggccGCCGAGCACGCGCCTGGGTCTGTAATGCCTGTCTGGCCTCAGGCCGCCGTCGAGGCTGCTGGCAGCCCGACGTCCCCGCCTGCTCTCCCGCCCCACCCGGCTCCCTCCAGAGAGCCACTGGAGCTGTTTACCGCCGGCTCCCCGAACCATTCAacccagcagctgcagcagcagcagcagcgcacTCGAGAGTGGGTAGCCAGATACCTGCAGGTGCCTGATGAGCCCGAGATCCAGGCGCCCACTCGCGCCTGGTCGGTGTTGCCAGACAACTTCCTCCAGCTACCTTCAGAAACCGCCTTTGGGGTCTCGGAGACCAGCTCGGCGCTGCCAGAGCCCGCCCtgtcttttcattctctctttcccgTGGTTCCCGACGAGTCCTCAGAATCCTGGCCAGGGAACCCTCTACCTACTGTCTTTCGAAGCATTCGTTGTCAGCTGTCCCTCCAGGATCTGAATGACTTTGTGGAGCAAGAGAGCCATGGAAGTGAGGAGAGCAGCAGTACACCCAAAGAATCTCCTGGAACCCCCGAAGAGGGGCTGCAACCTGTCTTGAGAACTATCTCCTGGTGGGAGCTCAGGGTTCCAGTTGAGGATCTGTTTTTGTCACCAGACGACAGCCCTTGCCTGATCCGGAGGGACCTCGGATATAGAGGGAATGTGCCCAGTTTTCAGAATGTCCCAACAGTGGCTAAAAGCCTTGGAGACCACCCCCAAGAGCCTTTCCCTGCCCCCAAGTTCCGAAGGTCTGTCAGGAGGAGCTGTCGAACAGGGAGAACCAAATCTCCTTCTTCCTCAGATGAGGAGCATCCTGATGAGGACTTGTGGAAAAGGAGTCGGCGCCCACCTCGGTCCAGGAAACCTTCCAAGGCAGGAGCCCTGCCCAGCCCAAGGGTGGATGCTGTTTTGATACAGAAATTGGCAGATGCTAATGTTGTGGCCAGTCAGCCACACTCTTCATGGATCCCAAGCAGGGATGGATCTGCAGCCTTGATACCCCACAGACCTTCTGAGCACAGGTCCCCCCTTGTCCCTCTAGACACCAGGGAGCATGAGTGGATTGTGAGGCTTGCCAGTGGTTCCTGGCTTCACGTGCTGACTTTGTTCTGGGAGGACCCCCAGCTGGCTTTGCACAGAGACTTCCTGACTGGGTACACAGCCTTGCACTGGATAGCAAAGCATGGTGACCTGAGTGCCCTTCAGGATTTGGTCTCTGGAGCCCAGAAGGCGGGCATTGCACTAGATGTAAATGTGAGGTCCAGTTGTGGCTATACTCCATTGCACCTTGCAGCTATTCACGGGCACCAGGGAGTCATCAAATTGCTAGTGCAAAGACTGGCTTCTCGGGTGAACATTCGGGATTGCAGTGGCAAGAAGCCATGGCAGTATCTGAACAGTAACGTCTCTGGGGAAACGTGGCAGCTCCTGGGTGCACCCCGGGGCAAACCTATCTTCCCTGTCTATTCCTTAGTCCAAAGCCCTTCTCCAGCCAGGAAGGTCAAGAGCCGGGAAGTGTCTAGAAATGTCACCCGGAAGACTTCCTTAGCTGCTTTGCTCAAAACTCAGCACAACAAATGGAAATTGGCCAGCCAATATGAGAAATTCCACACcccaaaggagagagaagagtatAGTGACTGA